The stretch of DNA ATGTAAATCAAGAGAAAGAATTTCCGAATCTTCACAACGCAATACCTCCGCCAGTCGCTTGATTATTTCAAAGGGAGAATTAAAGTTCCCTACTTTTGGAGCTATTCTAtcaaagaaattttttaatttatctgcTTCTGTCATTATTTTTGATGTACATGTTAAGCATTCATCATATGTTTTTAAAGATATCTTTCTTTGTAGCATTGCAGAAATGTAACGTTTTGCAATGAGATTTTGTGCCTCTGTAATAACATATTCAAAATTTTTTGGGCACAGATGATTATAATCTTGAAAATAATCTTCTAAAGTCACACAAATGGTTTCTACTGGGATAGGGGATGATAACCATTTAGGAGTAATTAAATCTTGAAATTGTAATTCTAAATCTAAGAAAGATTCTTCTAGTAATATTGCTGCTGCTTCATTTCGTAATTGTTGATAATTTGATAACAAATTTTCGAATTTCACAGTAGCATCCCCACTAGCATTAGAAACCCAATACAGCTGTTTCATTTGCTGTGCTAATtctgtaaactgtaaacaattaTTAACAACTGTAATCATATGATGTGTAAAGTAAGGTACTTGGCTTCTATCCTCAAAATGTTTGTTTTTAAATTCCAGTATTGCTTGTTTGTACATAAATCCATATTTAATTACTTGTTCAATGCACAGGACTATAGCCTGTGCTGTTAATTCAATGCTAATTGTTTTTGTAACTTGGAGATTTTGATCAATCATTTGAAATATAATCACAGGTGCTGCTGTGTGATAGTATGTTTCTTGAGTGCTTCCTTCTGGTAATACACCACTCCACCAGTCTACTTTTTCAGTTTCCAAAGTTTTTTTCATCCAGTCTTCATAATTTTGACACATATTCTTCAAGTATTTCTCTTGCAAATCATTTATAATTTCAGGACTCAACAAAGGGCCTATATCACTTGTATCAATATTTAATTCAGGATGTTGCATTAATTCTGGTCCAGTATAAGTATTCATAATCCATGATAATAAAGATACATATTCATTTCCTTCCAAGCCATTGGCAATTATGTCCTTCAAATGTTGTGATAAACTTGTATGATACATTTTAACAAAAGTTCTTACAATATTATACCAAGGTGGAAAACAAGGTTCACAAAGAGTTTTAGCAACTCTTAAATCTTCCAAAATTAAGAGTCTTGTAAGCTCTAAATACCTAACTAGCCACATTTTGTTATCTACTCTTTCCTCAACATGCGTTCCTTCGATTCTATTGGCTACAGATTTTTCTAAAACTTTCATTGCCATATCTTTCCATTTTTTAGGTCTTCCTGGTGGCATAAATCCACTTTGTTTATGTCTCTGAATAGCAAAATGATCtgctttctcttctctttctatAATTCTCAATGCTGTGACTATAACAGTAGGTTCTTTTCTCACTGTGTTTAATGTACGACTTAATACTAATCTAATTTGTTTCTCCATTAACTGAGAAAGCATTTCAACATCCTCTAAATAAGCTTTTAACATAACTGTATCAGCTGGGGACTGATTTGGAAGTTTGTGAAGTTCATACAACAAATCATCTCTTGAATTTTCAAGATCCATAATAATCTGATGAGCATACAGTAGATTCCCCTGGTTTATCCACTGTTTAGTCATTTCAACGCTTTCTGGTAAAGTAAACgtatgtttcaaattttctttGGCAGTAACATACTGAGAGTGACGCATATTCTCTTCTTGAACAGCTTGCAATTTTGCACTGAGTTCTGGAACTTTACTGAATAATTCGCCAATATCATTTAGATCCTGTTTTATGGAAGCGCTACTCTCTAAAGAACTCTGAAGCTGTTCAAAACCTACACGAACTCCATCTAATTGACTTTGCATTGCAGTTTTGAGCATAGTTTCCACAGAAGCTTTCTTCCGGGCTATTCTACGTTTGTACATATCAATTTTTTCCAATTGACCTGGTCGTTGCAATAGATTACACCCATATTTTGTTGCCTTTGCCTCTGCTTCTTCCTCCAATTTTTGCAAGTCTTCCATTTTCAAAGCCATTTTGTTAATGTTTTATTTTACAAActattattttactttacaCCTTCCtataattatacaaaattagGAATAacgatttttatttaaatagattcatttaaaagAAAGCATGCAGATTATTTTGACATTTATAAAACCTTGGTTAGGCATGTACCTTAAGATGCGTTTATATTGAATAGCTATCTtatcaattttaatataatgtatTTTCAACGTTGTAGTGCTTTGTAAATGCGCACTGTCGTATTTTCATGTGTTTATGTTCAGTCAAAAACAAGGATTTGAAGAAAGTCAAAAAAGTTTGTTGTTGTCATATTATCAAAATAAGACATCATAGTACTTATAGAATTTTAAATCTAATTCAAAACTACAAATGcattttttaaaaagattatCAGGAATAATCAATCTACATTACAAACGCTACCCAATAAGATGTTTAACCTCCAAATCGTGCGTAAATGTAAAGGACGAAGTAGAACAAAAGGGTAAATAAATAACTTTTattcgtgatattatataatactTTAATTTTTACGAACTACAGAACAAATATATGTTCTTAGTGCATAATCATGTTTGTACATTATttcagaaaaaaatattttggtAGATCGTTTTGaagaaatttgtataattgGTATAAACCGACCAGAAAGGAAGAATGTTTTAAATGTTGCTGCTGCACAAGAACTATCGGATGAATtagataaatttgaaaatgatGAAAATTTTTTAGTTGGTATCCTTCATGGTATAGGAGGGAATTTCTGTAGTGGTTATGATCTTAAAGAAATTGCACAATATGATGGAAAAAATGAGGAAGTTTTACCTCACTTTGGGCCATTGGTAAGTTAAGTAACTAAAATATAAAGTAGATTATGTAAGTGCTAGGATATTAATTTTTCTGATATGAAATGTTTATAGGCTAATAGAATTGAGTTATGTAAAAAACCCTTAATTGCTGCTATAAGTGGATATGCTTTAGGAATAGGCTTTGAACTTGCCTTAATGTGTGATCTCAGAGTAATGGAAGAAGGTGCAGTATTAGGATTTACAAATAGACGGTTTGGCATACCTATATTATGTGGTGGTACTGTCCGATTACCCGCCTTAATTGGTTATTCAAAAGCAATAGAACTGATATTAACTGGTCGTTACATCCAAGCAAAAGAAGCATATTCATGTGGTTTGATTAATCGTTATACAACTACTGGCAATGGTGCAGTTTATTTtgcaatagtaaataatatgTATAGGTACATCAAAAGATATAgtgaaattatataattacaaattttttatttatagtgTTAGGCACTACACTAAATTTGGCAAAATCATTTGTGAAGTTCCCACAAAGAACATTGCTTGCAGATCGTGCTTCTGCACAGTTTGCCACATTTTCTGCTAAACAATTAGAAGAAGCTATACAATTTGAGAAAGATAATGCATCTCATTTACTATTTGAAGAAGGAGTTGCAGGAGCAAAAAGGTTTGTTACAGAAGGATTAGGAAAACATGGAAAATTTtacaatattacaaaaatagaaACTAAGTTTGAGGAATTTGATAAAGATCTTTTATAAAGATCATATAAAAGTACTTGTTCCTAAAGACTGCTGTGTATAGGAACAAATGATACAAAATCTCATATGACtgttatgtaatatatatttaaaatgtatCTAAACTTTCTACTATAATTAAATTCCTTTATTGcattttttaaaaagattatCAGGAATAATCAATCTACATTACAAACGCTACCCAATAAGATGTTTAACCTCCAAATCGTGCGTAAATGTAAAGGATGAAGTAGAACAAAAGGGTAAATAAATAACTTTTATTCGTGCTGAATACAATCATGCTATTTTGTGTGTAATACTCCCTTTCTTTAAAGAAGATTTAGCAGATAAATTTTTCTTAAGCAAAGCATGAGATTTTAATAGTATATCAGTGCATCTTCTTGCTGCTTTTCCAGTAAGGAGTGGTGTTATATTAATCATTTGACCATTTATATCTCCTGTGTAAATAATATtcattgaaaataatatttcatataatatttaaaacttaCGTTCAAATGTAACTATTAGATACGTTAAATCCACTTCAAAAACATCGAAACCAGATATGTATGGTTCAAAAATGGAAACTTTCCTTAATTGGCAGTTAATTTCATCACATAAATCAAATTCAGCTAAAAAtgtgttttaatatatttattaaaaaagtaAATAGAAGAAAGTAAGAATATAACCTACTCACTTGTATCATCTAATCCTACTATATCTCGAATATAATTCAATATTAACTTAAGTGgacaattaatatttattaaaatttctttatctGTCTCCTCCAATTGTGTATTTTCCTCATTATTAGTAACAGGTGCTACGAAATAAATATACACGATATAGTATTCATTTAACGAatattatttaatgaaaatattattactaGAATATTTGATTCGTATAATCGACGTCATGTTACGATTGCCAATATTATCAACTTCGCATTTagtaaatttcaaaatattaagaTACGAATAATGGAAAAGGAAATTAACAAATTGGCTTGATCAAATTTGTTCCACGCATTCTCTTCGCGAAGGATATCGCGTAATACAAGGTTAAAATAATCGAAAGTCATTCGATATTTCATTGATATACAGTTTTTgcattgaattttcaaatttgatagTAAGAAGATATTCTGTGCGAGTATACATTTTACGATCACATAAGTATCTAAACGGTCAATTATTCATTACATTAATAAATCTCAGTGAGATTTTTAATCTTTATTATTTGTTTAAGATGCGGTGtactatattttttttattaaatatacgtTTGCTTAAAATGcttgctattataacataatcACAGAATCAGCAAAGGAATCGACATAGAGATCATTGGATTCAATTCGGTCATAATATTTTTCGTCATCTATACTGAAGCTGGTGCATCGACGTAACAATATGTGTATTGGATATGCTGTCAATGATGGGTCGCAGATTTCCTCCAGGCGGTCGTCGACGCGTTCATTCGGCTGGAATTTCAAATAATCGTGGAATTTCATATTCAAGTTGAACAACGACCGTCCATAGGTTTAATTGGCGAAAGTAATGCGAGCCGGCCAACCACCATCGAGCCGGTTAAAGCTGTGTGACGAAACGAGTGCAGGTGGCGGTGCATTGTTGCGCAATCGTTCATatccctcctcctcctcctccttgtAACCAGGAGTCAGGACGAGAGTCCCCTTGGTAACCAGAAGGCCTTCCCCACCAAGTGCCTTCCTCCTTGCACGACCTGGTGAATGTTGCGCGTACTTAAATCTACGCGATCATCTCCGATGttgttctttctttcgtttcttccttcTATTTCGTCTTTTCCTAGGACTTGCTTTTCTTCTCCAACTTTTTCTATCGACTGGTTACGTTTTCCTTTCGTTAGATACGCGTTAGGATACTCGATTTTGAGATTTAACTGAAAAAAGTAACTAATATTTGAAGAATTGCagcaattttattaataattaataattatgatattaataatattagtaattaatatttgacaaattgtcgtgtatgtatgtatgtacatattattaagcaatttattataattgttaTGTTTTTACAAGAAATAGAAAGCATACAGTCCAGATAAAGACTTCAAGTATCAATTACAAAAGAAGTAATTGGAGAAATGTCAGCTCGGTGAGATctgtacatacatacgtataaggAAGAAATGTATACATAATTGCAAGTTGGAATTATGCTGGAGAATTGGAGGTATAAGCTTTAATTTATTTgagtaatttaaaatattctttatataGTTCTTTATCTTGTAACATGATGGATTGTAAGATTcagaaattattatttgattGAGTATTATTTGATGGGAGTTATTACTTGATGGGTAAGGAGAAAAAGATAAcaagataaaattttaataattcatattttattatattttttattttctgcttTATTCAGtttcattttaataaatttaggtTTTATGAGAATTGAGTGTAAACTTAATTTTGTCTAAAATTTTTCTCAATTTTAACAGAATAAATGTTGAGTAGTATTTGTGAAAAAGGGGCGGAATAAGCGTTCTCAATGTATATTcgcaaatgataataataagcaGATGAGGCAAGGAAGAAGTGCGTACAAGATAAAAGGGCGGTTCCCAGGATCTTTTTTCTAACTAAACTTGTCGTGTACGTGGCATTTGAGAGGATGATGCCAGAGCCTTTCACGAATTACCAGTCGATTCTACGGTGTGCTATTGTTGCTGGCGAACTCGTGAAACAAAAGTTGCCTTCGTTGAAAGAGGCGAATCGATGCGTTCATGTTCTTTACGAGGAAGCGAGGTGTGAAAGTCGTACATATTTCGAACGTTCCTAATAGTTTCTATCTTTTATtacttatttcacatttcttcatttatatgattatataaatatattattattattagattgTAACATAAATTTGCCCTGcttctatatttattatataaatggaGAAAACTGGACGATTATAAGTTAACCTtatattttggaaattttaGATTCTTTCGTAGATATTTAaacgcttacagaaacttttcacaaatatattatatgcgttatacaaaacattttgaaatttcattaacgttGTAATGAGATTCCACTATTGCGATTATATCGCtgaaatttgaaacaaatttgaaaaCGTACGTAgaagttatacgatatttagagTAAGTATATATTTCGCAAACATAATAAAAGTATTTACACAATTCTTCGTTAATAATTCTTCGTTTGTTAATAAGCTTTTATGCTCAGTGAGCTCATTTCTAACACTTATTGTatcatattttcaataaatacatacatttccagattggtttcaaatttgacAAATATGAACGTGGTTAGACTACAGATTTTTACGCATTTATGGGagattaaaaaatgtaaaaatccacagaaaatatataatgtgcaaaaatatataaaacattcaaAGTATCATTCTACTTCagttctatttctttttaattatatttataaaaatatgaattcgcataaatatccgcggtcTAATCACAGTCGTGTCACGTTACAGTGTCAATagaatttcaaaaagtttcgcATAGGGCATATAACATATTCATAAAAGCTTtctgttcgaatactttcgttaGCAACTGTACTTATCCCTAGCCTTTTTGCAGCTCAATAAAATAACGAAGCTTAAACAACCTGTCTAAAGCTGCCTTCCACCAAGCTCGCCACGGGAAAACGGAGTTGAACCGTGCAATTTTCATGTGCATACGCTGAAAAAAAGGCGCTCACGGTTCGCGGCGGTCACTTCAGCTCCTTTGTACGCTCGGTACCTGTCCATTCTCTAGCCGGCGTTGATCGTATCTGCATGCCACTTAACCATTACGTTTTACGAGGTGGATGGACATAAAGTGACTCCCCGTTCCTCGTCCAGCAACAGGTTACATCGTTGTCCCGCTTTACCGGACGacgaatatttttcttcttcgcgCGTGCAAACAGGATCGTCCGTTCTACCGGTATCTGTGTAATTTACCACGGCTGTTTCAGCGCCTGGACACATCTTGTTGGATCGACAGGCCACTTCTATGACCGGCTAGCGAATTTATGCCGCGTTTCACAGTCGACAAATCTATAACCGGAGGAGAGTTGGAGGAAGGTAGAAAAGATAGTTGCTATTGCTACAGGGTCTATTGGAAGGTGTTTTAAAGCGGAGAATATCCCACCCTTGATTTCAAGGTGATACCACTGAGAAATATTTGATTTGTTTTTAAAGATCCGAATGATTGTTTTTCTCATATAATGACTgcgcaaatttatatttttatgaacacaattAGAGAGGCAATGTAGATAGAGATTTGCTTTGgtcttaaattattataattttggaTAGTTTTGTGTACTAAGTTTAAATCGATGATGAATTTGTTTGGATGCGAGTATCGGTTTGAATCAATCATTTTGCAACATTCATCGAGCTCTTTGAACGATGCATGGATAGAAACGGTGACGTTTTCtgcttttttcgaaatttttacaTAAACGGTGTTTCCTAATTctacgtatatttttatttgcaacgagaataatattttaactTATTGATAGTgttgtttgtattttttttatcgaaaatGTCTATCGGAGAACTTCCGAAAAAAGTTTTCCATCAACGACGCATTCAATATCATCTAAGTGCAGAATGATCGGTGAATTAATTCCCGATTATTAGCTCCAGTTGATTAACTAATTATTGGTTACGACCGCGTGCAGCGAAATAACATGCGGTATTCGCATACAAATTATTATTCATTAGAGGATGTTATACATGTTGTATCGCTGTTATAACGAGAGTTGGGTTAGTTGCGTTTCGTTCCGGTAGTTTTACTTGTATCTTTGATTGCTGTAGGAATGCAGTCGTTTTCCGGAAAGGCGACTATTTGCTTTTATGAAGTTTTAAATGCACACGACACGCTGCGAACGAATCGATCGGAATGTCATGGCTATTCATGGTGATCGTATCGCGTTATTTTCCCGGATGAAGACTTTTCTTTGCATTTTAATGTCTACCTTCATCGATTTTTATTCACGTTCGATAAATGTTACgtcttgaaaaatattataatacaataataacgTATGGAGACTATAAAGCGAGAACACGATAACTGAAACATCTCATTTTTTACAGAAAATtatcgaattttaaaattcaatactcTGTCGACGAATCTCATGTTACAGGTATCGTCGTTTTATTTGGTTTTTGAAGCTAGACATGTATTTTCTGATACTCTTcaaaatttccaaaatattgcTCTTCATAATACTAAAATACTGCTTGACCTCCGCAAAATACTTTTTTTACTTATCAGCTATTTTTAAGAGACTTACATATCTGGACCTAGTAGTTTGCATAGTtttcaattttcataaaataatattataatactaaTATAAAGCAATATAAGACTTATACCgaagaaattacaataaaagatatataaaaaaaaagaaaaaattcaaGGCAGAAGGCAAAATCTTATTTACATATTTGGCGAAGAATCGTTTAAAATCCCCCAAAATGCATTGTTTTATATCtataaaattattatgtaaACACTACAAATTAATCACTTTGACGACCACTCTGTTACTCCTAATTTTTAAaacagaaaatcaatgaaaACGTACCTACTATATGCCATATTTTTCACCCGTAATTTTCatgtaataacgttataaatgataatGATATGCGATGGTCGAAAAAACATAATCAATATAAACGACagtaatatattcatatatacgACAAATCGTAACGTATTGTCTCGTTAAATATTCAATTACTGCAAGATGTCTGCCAGAAGTTGAGGGAATCGCGATCGAGATAAAGTAAACTACAACGTGTTGGTTTAAGTTAGATTGAGTTTCAGGGAATCGGGATTAGCCGGAACAAGAAGGAGCTGAATTGAAGCAAGTTGGAACGGTTTAGAGCGAGTTGAAGCAAATTTTTGGTTCGTTTTTCGTCAGGCTTGGGCACGTTGAAACGAGTTACGTTATTCTAATTGACTTTATCGTCGATCAAAGGAATTTTAGGGTAAATTGGAGCAAATTAAAATCTATTTTGGTTATAGATTTAGACTACATAGATCTAAGCGAATCAGAATTATTTAGTATTGTTTGAGGGACTTTAATGTGAATTAAATGAAGTTTGGTTCCATATTAACGAACTCGAGTGCTTTAAAAAAGTTTTGACGACAATTGTGCTAAACCTTACGCAATTTGACACTCTTAATGGGTCGTACACTGTCCGTTCGAGAGCTACGAGTGTCGATCGATGTCCATTTCTCTGTCAAACTCGATTCAGTTTTGTTCGCAATCCAGATCTCGAGTTTTCAGTATTTACCCGAACGAGGAGTTTTGATTCCAAACTTTGGAAAACTGGTCATCGTTGAAAAGTATTCTCGTTGCCTCGATTCTCCctcataatttttttttttattgaaagaTATAAGAATCCAATGATATTCGTAAAATACGAATCTATATGGAGActtgaatatttattattaagttGAATGGCAAATTTTCTTGCTAGATTTTGCTCGTATATTCACTACCTTCTCTGTATAacacatataatatattcataaaaaatttctACGAGTATTTCCATACTCTATTatacgtattttataaaatattttgaaatttcattgagaCTACAATGAGATACGACTGTCATGATAATATCGATCaaagaaatcaatctgaaaatgtatgaaTAGCCAAAGAAGTTGCAATATATTTGCTGTAAACATGCATCTAGTAAAAACTGAGTATACAGCATAGATTGTGATTttagatttataataattgTTAAAGATAATTTTACTGAATGTGCAGCGTTATTATTAATAGATTGCTGAGCGAATTTGTTATATCTATTTATTGTAATTCTTTCGGTATAGAATGACTTCCGACTTACGTCATATTTActccttatttatttatttatttattcgatacTTGTTTTTTGGTTTTGAACAGCTTCCACCTATCAGCCCCATAATCTCTACACAACACAACAATACCATTTTATCTTTCACACTATGACACTTATCCTATCACTAGTTCTTACTGTAGCTAATTTAAACTATCTTATCCGActttatcttttcctatctttTTCTTTGGTACGTTTCCTCCTTCCCCCGCCCCTGATTCTACAGTCATCAGACAAACACTCCATCGTCTTTTCCTTCTTCTCGCATATCCTATATAACCGCTCCTCTCTTTTCCTCCAGTGTTGTTTGCCCCTGCTCTCAtttccacatctgaatcttgTTATGGTACAtctttcctttctcttcctcctctctctctctcttactctctctctctctctctccctcagGTAACGCGGCAAGCCCTCCATCCTTATCTTCTTGTATGTGGGGTTGTACCTTGACCTctctatctttttctctttttccctttccCTTTTCCTCTCATCCTCTCCGTCACCCTGATCTCCTCCTTCTCCCTGTTCCCCTCCAACGGCTCTTCTTAGTCTCCACATTGCCTCCTATTTTCCTTCTTCCCACCTGTTCTTTAGCTCTGTTTCTCTCTTGCTGTCCAGTTTCCGAAAACATTGCTTCACTGACTTCTTATCCGATCTCCTTGACTTCTCCTCATACCTGATCGCCCTCTTCAGTGCCCTGTTCACGATCTCCTCGTTTTTTGTCTCCTCCAACAGGATGTAGTTCGGCATTCCTCTACATCATATTTGCTTATCATTGACTTACTTACTAGACCGTGGGTTTGTACgcgtttatagaaaatttgaacgTGGAAGATCACGCAGAATATAGATATTATGAAAAGATATATGAATAACCAGAGCGTAATCTCGTTTACGTCATCGTCGTCTGACGTAGCACATTTAGATAAGCAACAACTGTCTTCGCTATCTGTAATTACGCATGATTCCACGAATATCTTCGAGTGAATTTTTGTCAGAATTGAAAGAATTAAGAGCGCATAAATTAGCGGACGCGACTACGAGCGTGCCAATTTTCCCGTTAGACTTCCATGCCAGGCCGTGAAATGATCGTAATCTGATTTATGATATCTTCGTCAATCTTATACTTTTCTTACGTTATCAACAATTCACTTAACGAATATCAAGTATCAGATTATGTCGCCGTATGTTTATTACCTTTTCCATTAATATCTCACCGATAATGTAATGTCTTTATAATAGttttttttactttaataatAGTTAGCAGATAAAACAATTTCCTAGCAAGGTTCTACTTTTTTTAATGATATTTCCAAACAtgcgaatttgcataaaaatctgcttGTTGATACAACGAACAACCGAATGTTTTAATATCTCTACGATTTCTACAAACTATACGTTTGCGCAAAATATTTTGTACCTTCTTCACGCATTCTCAGATTCGTTTcgaactttatcgatataaccaTGACAGCTGGCTCTCATTacagtgttaatgaaatttcaaagtctTCTATGCAACGcgcgtaatatattcataaaaggtgCAAATGTTCCAATATTTTCGTGAGCTGCTGTAAATGCATATGCGCGAAAATTTATCCGGTCGTCGATCTCGCGTAGCTGGCGGTGAAAACGTTGGGAGAATCTCGCGTTAACGTTTGCAAACTCTTCCGTGACTCGTTCTCGTCCACGAAAACGCGCATAAACCATTGCATAATCTCGCGTGATTACGCGCGAAGCGCTGCTCGTGATTACACGTCGTGCACGTCGTTGAACGAAAAATATCGATCCCGAAATTACGTGTTCATGTTTGTCAAGTTCAGGTTTGTCAAGAAGCATCGATCTGAAATTGATCTGAACGAGAATATTCAAAAATTCACGTGTTCTCGGAAACCGCGTGACTCTATGAAATCGGGGCCAATTGAATTTACTGATTCTCGAAATTACACGCGCAATTTCTGGAAAATTTCACGGAACACGAAAGCAATTGAGCCGAGTGTTCGGTAAATTGAATTTCTCCATCTAATCTTCTCGTAAGAGAATGAAAATCCGCTAGTTGCTTTCGCGTGTTCTTATTCGCGAATTTTCCACATTTTTAATccaatattttttccattttgttaaatatttaaaattcttcttATCGAAATAAGATACTTCC from Bombus affinis isolate iyBomAffi1 chromosome 3, iyBomAffi1.2, whole genome shotgun sequence encodes:
- the LOC126914664 gene encoding exocyst complex component 3 yields the protein MALKMEDLQKLEEEAEAKATKYGCNLLQRPGQLEKIDMYKRRIARKKASVETMLKTAMQSQLDGVRVGFEQLQSSLESSASIKQDLNDIGELFSKVPELSAKLQAVQEENMRHSQYVTAKENLKHTFTLPESVEMTKQWINQGNLLYAHQIIMDLENSRDDLLYELHKLPNQSPADTVMLKAYLEDVEMLSQLMEKQIRLVLSRTLNTVRKEPTVIVTALRIIEREEKADHFAIQRHKQSGFMPPGRPKKWKDMAMKVLEKSVANRIEGTHVEERVDNKMWLVRYLELTRLLILEDLRVAKTLCEPCFPPWYNIVRTFVKMYHTSLSQHLKDIIANGLEGNEYVSLLSWIMNTYTGPELMQHPELNIDTSDIGPLLSPEIINDLQEKYLKNMCQNYEDWMKKTLETEKVDWWSGVLPEGSTQETYYHTAAPVIIFQMIDQNLQVTKTISIELTAQAIVLCIEQVIKYGFMYKQAILEFKNKHFEDRSQVPYFTHHMITVVNNCLQFTELAQQMKQLYWVSNASGDATVKFENLLSNYQQLRNEAAAILLEESFLDLELQFQDLITPKWLSSPIPVETICVTLEDYFQDYNHLCPKNFEYVITEAQNLIAKRYISAMLQRKISLKTYDECLTCTSKIMTEADKLKNFFDRIAPKVGNFNSPFEIIKRLAEVLRCEDSEILSLDLHSLVEKYPDMTEDHLVRLLGLRGDISRSEAREKVSYILEAQRNRKAPQSIAHSIFKQIYIQDSFLSWKP
- the LOC126914726 gene encoding short-chain-enoyl-CoA hydratase-like translates to MHFLKRLSGIINLHYKRYPIRCLTSKSCVNVKDEVEQKEKNILVDRFEEICIIGINRPERKNVLNVAAAQELSDELDKFENDENFLVGILHGIGGNFCSGYDLKEIAQYDGKNEEVLPHFGPLANRIELCKKPLIAAISGYALGIGFELALMCDLRVMEEGAVLGFTNRRFGIPILCGGTVRLPALIGYSKAIELILTGRYIQAKEAYSCGLINRYTTTGNVLGTTLNLAKSFVKFPQRTLLADRASAQFATFSAKQLEEAIQFEKDNASHLLFEEGVAGAKRFVTEGLGKHGKFYNITKIETKFEEFDKDLL